The following are encoded together in the Nitrospira sp. genome:
- a CDS encoding DNA translocase FtsK 4TM domain-containing protein — protein MGATTSVKRGEARRAPSPPSHIQREVIGVILIASSLLMLLSLLSFVPGEAEIVASGLPAADPPRNLIGSFGALLAGGSFFALGGAAYLFPLLLGRLGLRCFSQAPVGLRFRTAASSLVAVVFLSAFLHLETTGVPTVTSGMISRGMGGGLVGQTIAEGLRAVFAGTGAHILIIAGFLVSLLLTTPLSLAEAVRRLPGRWDAFREGVSEGVSAVMPERSVEVSKETANRRVKGRSLKPGRAVTEEERLTGKNQDSELPSPPPTPIIQPFPNSIPTVEQEDIETEVVVSGSDSEDYRLPDPELLLSEPTAPIDRMTDEELKAQSEVLSRALASFGIEGTVTEVRPGPVVTMYEFEPAPGTKVARIVNLADDLALALKATSIRIVAPIPGKSVVGIEVPNRSRETVSLKEVVLSEAFRRAKSRLTLALGKDIFGAPITADLKTMPHLLVAGATGAGKSVSLNTMLLSILFSSKPNEVKLLLIDPKMLEFQSYEGIPHLLRPVITDPKSAARGLGWVVAEMERRYKLLAEAGVRNIETYNRMIAGLHEEFAEHSKPGTEQSEASMPFLSEEERLSAGESAIPDGERGCMQPKSTPPEPLPFIVVMIDELADLMMVAPKDVEDKIARLAQMARASGIHLVLATQRPSVDVLTGLIKANFPARIAFQVSSKTDSRTILDANGAEALLGRGDMLYLASGTGRLTRLHGSFVSDDDVRLVVECVKKQVTPVYNQELQSLKLEEAAEEEAKDEVYEQAKDLVLSTGQASASLIQRRLRVGYPRAARMIEQMESEGIVGAAGRDGRREVLGRRGPVGAAEA, from the coding sequence ATGGGTGCGACCACCTCGGTTAAGCGGGGCGAGGCCCGCCGGGCTCCTTCTCCGCCTTCCCACATCCAACGTGAAGTGATCGGCGTGATCCTGATTGCGTCGAGTCTGCTCATGCTGTTGAGTCTTTTGTCGTTTGTACCGGGAGAGGCGGAAATAGTTGCGAGCGGACTGCCGGCGGCTGATCCGCCTCGGAATCTCATCGGTTCATTTGGAGCGTTGTTGGCTGGTGGAAGTTTCTTCGCTCTCGGTGGGGCCGCCTATCTGTTTCCCCTTCTTTTGGGTAGGCTGGGGCTTCGGTGTTTCTCTCAAGCACCGGTTGGGCTTCGATTTCGAACGGCTGCCAGCTCCCTCGTGGCGGTGGTTTTCTTGAGCGCGTTTCTTCATCTCGAAACAACGGGCGTCCCAACCGTAACCAGCGGAATGATTTCTCGTGGGATGGGTGGAGGGCTCGTCGGTCAGACCATTGCTGAAGGGCTCCGCGCTGTGTTTGCTGGAACCGGAGCCCATATTTTAATTATTGCCGGATTCCTTGTGTCACTCTTGCTGACGACTCCTCTCTCCCTAGCGGAGGCTGTTCGCCGGCTGCCGGGGCGTTGGGACGCCTTCCGTGAAGGCGTGTCTGAGGGGGTGTCTGCAGTGATGCCGGAGCGATCAGTTGAGGTTTCAAAGGAGACCGCCAATAGAAGGGTGAAGGGCAGATCACTAAAGCCTGGTCGTGCCGTCACGGAAGAGGAACGCCTTACGGGGAAGAATCAGGATTCAGAGTTGCCGTCACCTCCGCCCACTCCGATCATTCAACCATTCCCCAATTCAATACCCACGGTCGAGCAAGAGGACATCGAAACTGAAGTGGTTGTGTCAGGGTCAGATTCCGAAGACTACCGTTTGCCTGACCCGGAACTCTTGTTGAGTGAACCCACTGCGCCGATAGACCGAATGACGGATGAAGAGCTGAAAGCCCAATCGGAGGTCCTTTCGCGCGCCCTGGCAAGTTTTGGCATCGAGGGCACCGTGACCGAAGTCAGGCCGGGGCCGGTTGTGACGATGTATGAATTCGAACCGGCACCTGGTACGAAGGTGGCCCGCATTGTCAATCTGGCCGATGACCTTGCCCTGGCACTTAAGGCCACGAGTATTCGCATCGTTGCACCGATCCCAGGCAAATCAGTCGTGGGGATCGAGGTACCGAACCGGTCGCGAGAGACCGTGTCGCTGAAAGAAGTCGTCTTGAGCGAAGCGTTCCGCCGAGCCAAATCCAGACTGACGCTGGCACTGGGCAAGGACATTTTCGGCGCCCCAATTACGGCCGATCTTAAGACCATGCCGCATCTCCTCGTTGCCGGAGCAACGGGGGCCGGCAAGAGCGTCAGTTTGAATACCATGCTGTTGAGCATCCTGTTTTCCTCCAAGCCCAATGAAGTGAAGCTCCTCCTTATCGACCCCAAGATGCTCGAGTTTCAATCATATGAAGGTATCCCACATCTCCTGAGGCCGGTCATCACGGATCCAAAATCTGCGGCGAGGGGGCTCGGATGGGTCGTGGCTGAAATGGAACGGCGGTACAAACTATTGGCTGAAGCAGGAGTGAGAAATATCGAAACATACAATCGGATGATCGCCGGCCTTCACGAAGAGTTTGCTGAACACAGCAAGCCTGGCACGGAGCAGAGTGAGGCCTCGATGCCGTTCCTCTCTGAGGAGGAGCGTCTCTCGGCCGGGGAAAGCGCGATCCCCGATGGTGAGCGCGGATGTATGCAGCCGAAGTCGACACCACCAGAACCTCTTCCGTTTATCGTCGTGATGATCGATGAACTTGCTGATCTGATGATGGTGGCTCCGAAAGACGTGGAAGATAAGATCGCCCGTCTTGCGCAGATGGCGCGGGCTTCAGGTATCCACTTGGTGTTGGCGACGCAACGTCCTTCCGTCGACGTGCTGACTGGCCTGATTAAGGCGAATTTTCCCGCGCGCATCGCGTTTCAAGTGTCTTCCAAAACAGACTCGCGAACCATTTTGGATGCCAATGGGGCTGAAGCCCTGCTGGGTCGAGGCGACATGCTGTACCTCGCTTCCGGTACCGGCCGTCTCACTCGCTTGCATGGGTCCTTTGTCTCGGATGACGATGTTCGCTTGGTCGTGGAGTGTGTGAAGAAGCAGGTTACGCCTGTCTACAATCAGGAACTCCAGTCGTTAAAATTGGAAGAGGCTGCGGAAGAAGAGGCAAAGGATGAAGTCTATGAGCAGGCCAAAGACCTGGTGCTGTCGACCGGACAGGCATCCGCTTCGTTGATTCAACGCCGACTTCGGGTCGGGTATCCTCGGGCGGCGCGGATGATCGAACAGATGGAATCGGAGGGAATCGTGGGAGCAGCAGGACGAGATGGACGCCGGGAAGTTCTTGGCCGGCGTGGGCCGGTAGGTGCGGCCGAAGCATGA
- a CDS encoding outer membrane lipoprotein carrier protein LolA has translation MRRWSLIALCLVVGAPVYAGDASINEKASYEAREVVKQLQARYEKTKDLQADFSQKTKIEGFERPVISSGKVYIKKPGRLRWDYLDPASEQIYVNHDDVKMYVPEHNQVLVGKLTQMAASKAPLELLQGAAKLNESFDVEPTAGTARGAGGIPLITLTPKDKRNDAAQNLQKIVLEVFPKTYYIRRVSLYEISGNVAVFEFSNLKPNLGLGNEVFDFQTPPDTEVVKAPVLNGP, from the coding sequence ATGAGACGGTGGAGCCTGATTGCATTGTGCCTTGTTGTAGGGGCGCCGGTTTACGCAGGGGATGCGTCTATCAATGAAAAGGCGTCTTATGAGGCTCGCGAGGTCGTGAAGCAGTTACAAGCACGGTATGAGAAAACGAAGGATCTCCAGGCTGATTTCTCACAAAAGACGAAGATCGAAGGATTTGAGCGACCGGTCATCTCTTCCGGAAAAGTGTACATTAAGAAGCCCGGGCGCTTGCGCTGGGATTACCTTGATCCAGCGAGCGAGCAGATCTATGTGAACCACGATGATGTCAAGATGTATGTTCCGGAACATAATCAGGTCTTGGTGGGAAAGCTGACTCAGATGGCCGCTTCCAAAGCACCGCTTGAACTGCTACAGGGAGCCGCCAAATTGAATGAGTCGTTTGATGTCGAGCCGACCGCAGGAACCGCTCGTGGAGCCGGCGGCATCCCGCTCATTACACTGACTCCAAAGGATAAGCGGAATGACGCAGCTCAGAACCTCCAGAAGATCGTGCTTGAGGTTTTTCCCAAGACCTACTATATCCGTAGGGTGTCGCTCTATGAAATCAGTGGGAATGTCGCGGTGTTTGAGTTTTCAAACTTGAAACCTAATCTTGGATTAGGTAATGAGGTGTTCGATTTTCAAACACCACCCGACACCGAAGTGGTCAAGGCGCCCGTCTTGAACGGGCCATAG
- a CDS encoding 2OG-Fe(II) oxygenase: MSGVVAAQANTVRDAVDQAVAGLEFERLHGEYWAQNEFLVIKQFLPRSFVEETFVPQAQSVKAQLNRNYIPGHKKGGSVSYYTVQEKAPLFLDLYRSPSFRGFLNRLVEAKLMFCPDNDPHSCALYYYTEPGDHIGFHYDTSYYKGARYTILMGLVDRSTQCKLVCELFKDHPTKQPRHLELITEPGDMVIFNGDKLWHAVTPLGEGEERIALTMEYVTNPEMGTVKRLYSNLKDSFGYFGFATVFKRALGFDRPK, encoded by the coding sequence ATGAGCGGAGTGGTAGCGGCCCAAGCGAACACGGTAAGAGATGCGGTTGATCAGGCCGTGGCTGGGTTGGAATTCGAACGGCTTCACGGCGAGTATTGGGCGCAAAATGAGTTTTTAGTCATCAAGCAGTTCTTGCCCCGTTCCTTTGTGGAGGAAACATTCGTTCCTCAAGCGCAGAGTGTCAAAGCACAGCTGAATCGCAATTACATTCCCGGGCACAAAAAAGGCGGCAGTGTCAGCTATTACACGGTTCAAGAGAAGGCTCCGCTCTTTCTCGATCTCTATCGTTCTCCATCATTTCGAGGGTTTCTGAACCGGCTGGTTGAGGCCAAGCTGATGTTTTGTCCAGACAATGACCCCCATTCCTGCGCACTGTACTACTATACTGAGCCAGGTGATCACATCGGGTTTCATTATGATACGTCGTATTACAAAGGTGCTCGGTATACGATCCTCATGGGACTTGTGGATCGATCAACTCAGTGTAAGCTGGTGTGCGAACTCTTTAAGGACCATCCCACGAAGCAGCCGCGTCATCTCGAATTGATCACTGAGCCAGGCGACATGGTGATTTTCAATGGTGATAAGCTTTGGCATGCAGTGACGCCCCTCGGAGAGGGTGAGGAGAGGATTGCGTTAACCATGGAGTATGTTACGAATCCTGAGATGGGCACTGTGAAGCGGCTGTATTCCAACCTCAAAGATTCTTTCGGTTATTTTGGTTTCGCCACAGTCTTCAAACGGGCGCTGGGTTTCGATCGGCCCAAATAA